A genomic segment from Pseudoalteromonas aliena SW19 encodes:
- a CDS encoding MarC family protein, with protein MHELLAIFIFFFAVIDPIGTVPVFIAVTRGDDEKFKRKVVFKAVGVSALVLLFFVVAGEQLLNAIAIPLSAFQIAGGIVLLIFALSMIFGESKPETEIKSVRDSTETAIFPLAIPSIASPGAMLGAVLMTRNEEYTWVEQLMTSSMMLAVLAIVLVLLLMATHVHKLIGDSGASIVSRIMGLILSSVAVTNILNGIAHYFGLQVFS; from the coding sequence ATGCATGAACTATTAGCTATTTTTATTTTCTTTTTTGCGGTAATAGACCCCATTGGTACAGTGCCTGTATTTATTGCAGTTACACGTGGCGATGATGAAAAATTTAAACGTAAAGTTGTATTCAAAGCAGTGGGGGTTTCAGCCCTTGTACTTTTGTTTTTTGTTGTTGCAGGTGAGCAACTACTTAATGCCATAGCTATTCCACTTTCGGCATTTCAAATAGCAGGTGGTATTGTATTACTTATTTTTGCTCTTTCGATGATATTTGGTGAAAGTAAACCTGAAACCGAAATAAAAAGCGTAAGAGACAGCACCGAAACCGCTATTTTTCCTCTCGCAATTCCTTCTATAGCAAGCCCCGGGGCAATGTTAGGCGCCGTTTTAATGACCCGAAATGAAGAATATACGTGGGTTGAGCAGTTAATGACGTCATCTATGATGCTAGCAGTGCTGGCCATTGTGCTTGTATTGCTGCTGATGGCTACACATGTTCACAAGTTAATAGGTGACAGTGGCGCAAGTATTGTTAGTAGAATAATGGGGCTTATTTTAAGCTCTGTTGCCGTGACTAATATTTTAAACGGCATCGCTCATTACTTTGGATTACAGGTGTTTTCTTAA
- the dcm gene encoding DNA (cytosine-5-)-methyltransferase — MNTIEIVLARKELDLTQSQAADILHVSKRTWQQWELFMIKMNYQPESLEMKQIYTQYTPKDIKKNHEELALETHKKEQEINKNKKYKFIDLFAGIGGIRKSLESIGGGCVFSSEIDQHAQFTYYSNYGVVPFGDITKINPEDVPDHDILCGGFPCQPFSNIGKREGFEHPTQGTMFHEVLRIVNHKKPRVVFLENVSGLVNHDKGRTLEVILSELEKLGYKCHTTLLNAKDFGVPQNRNRFYLVAFLDDIDFSFPEPPMISSDIGDYIEKGITGFSISEHLQKSYLFKKDDGRPVLIDENTKGYVKTLVSTYHKIQRLTGTFVKDGETGIRLLTKNECKAIMGFPEDFIIPVSRTQMYRQMGNSVVIKVVSEIAKEIDKALSKKQSKNCQKVS; from the coding sequence ATGAATACAATAGAAATCGTTCTAGCTAGAAAAGAGTTGGATTTGACTCAATCTCAAGCAGCGGATATTTTACATGTCAGTAAAAGGACGTGGCAGCAATGGGAGCTTTTTATGATAAAAATGAATTACCAGCCTGAGAGCCTAGAAATGAAGCAAATATATACTCAATATACTCCTAAAGATATTAAAAAGAATCATGAGGAATTAGCTCTTGAGACTCATAAAAAAGAACAAGAAATAAACAAAAATAAAAAATACAAATTTATAGACTTGTTTGCTGGAATAGGTGGTATACGTAAATCTCTTGAATCTATAGGTGGTGGCTGTGTATTTTCTTCTGAAATCGATCAGCATGCTCAGTTTACGTATTATAGTAATTATGGTGTTGTACCGTTTGGCGATATTACAAAGATAAATCCAGAAGATGTACCCGACCATGATATTTTATGTGGTGGGTTCCCTTGCCAGCCTTTTAGTAATATAGGTAAACGAGAAGGTTTTGAGCATCCTACACAAGGAACTATGTTTCATGAAGTCTTAAGAATCGTTAACCATAAAAAACCTAGAGTTGTTTTTCTTGAAAATGTTTCAGGCCTAGTTAATCATGATAAGGGAAGAACCTTAGAAGTCATCTTGAGCGAACTAGAAAAACTTGGTTATAAATGCCATACCACACTCTTAAATGCAAAAGACTTTGGCGTCCCCCAGAACCGTAACCGTTTTTATCTTGTAGCATTTTTAGATGATATTGATTTTTCATTTCCAGAGCCGCCAATGATTAGTTCAGATATCGGAGATTATATAGAGAAAGGTATTACAGGCTTCTCAATATCTGAACATCTACAAAAGTCATATCTATTTAAGAAAGATGACGGTAGACCTGTATTAATTGATGAAAATACAAAAGGGTATGTTAAAACTCTTGTATCCACCTATCATAAGATTCAAAGACTAACTGGGACATTTGTTAAAGATGGTGAAACGGGGATAAGATTGCTTACTAAAAATGAGTGTAAAGCAATTATGGGATTCCCTGAGGACTTTATAATTCCTGTATCAAGAACTCAGATGTATAGACAGATGGGTAACTCAGTAGTAATTAAAGTAGTTAGTGAAATTGCTAAAGAGATTGATAAAGCATTATCTAAAAAGCAATCGAAAAATTGTCAAAAAGTATCATAA
- a CDS encoding MspI family type II restriction endonuclease, which translates to MEQNIITEANRLKNLAGQELDALLTLKFNELKEQGIIKQFWGKTNFNHTGFTYKYQYKTNYILKTLDDKLIIINSSNSFRDRVKQDLYDFQGIMQHADISNDIIASILLYPDEEFERNSGLVNFKSNVINKVAYCPASHILSFTGLIHFLENHKITVEQEREREEEEANSLIKDGSYYGLRGNAFEKEVVDLLNCYEQLNLFKSSSSETDTLYRCVLGQLTSDYTIGLHELISVKATNTVKKLASGGNAKADVIIEIQTVRGVLMETISIKNTTQNRVSCHDYRAEDFIRVLNIAGQKLADYFLYYQELGSHKDFVEGLPPGYSAEDFEALLIPHHQTFIEWALKGEHDHQNLIDPGKQVSNYLLINKSGQIKFTKFDFYIDEIYKNCNHVYGVPLSWTYPSKKRGQRIQLKLPIII; encoded by the coding sequence ATGGAACAAAATATAATAACCGAAGCAAATAGGCTTAAGAACCTTGCTGGCCAAGAGCTTGATGCTCTACTAACTCTAAAATTTAATGAACTTAAAGAGCAAGGAATAATTAAGCAGTTTTGGGGAAAAACTAACTTTAATCACACAGGCTTTACTTATAAATACCAATACAAAACAAACTATATTCTAAAAACTCTTGATGATAAATTAATTATCATCAACAGCAGTAATTCATTTAGAGATCGTGTAAAACAAGATTTATATGACTTTCAAGGAATTATGCAACATGCAGACATTTCGAATGACATTATCGCATCTATCCTACTGTACCCTGATGAAGAATTTGAAAGAAACTCAGGATTAGTAAATTTTAAGTCAAATGTCATAAATAAAGTAGCATATTGCCCTGCATCACATATATTGAGCTTTACAGGTCTAATTCACTTCCTTGAAAACCATAAAATTACTGTTGAACAAGAGAGAGAACGCGAAGAAGAAGAAGCGAATTCATTAATAAAAGATGGCAGTTATTATGGCCTAAGAGGTAATGCTTTTGAAAAAGAGGTTGTTGATTTGCTCAACTGTTACGAGCAACTAAACTTATTTAAGTCAAGCTCCTCAGAAACAGACACATTATATCGTTGTGTATTAGGACAATTAACATCTGATTATACTATAGGCTTGCATGAATTAATTTCTGTCAAAGCCACAAATACTGTTAAAAAACTAGCTAGTGGTGGTAACGCTAAAGCCGATGTAATTATTGAGATTCAGACAGTTAGGGGTGTACTAATGGAGACTATCTCCATTAAGAATACGACTCAAAACCGTGTAAGTTGCCATGATTATCGCGCTGAAGACTTTATTCGAGTTTTGAATATCGCAGGCCAAAAACTAGCTGATTATTTTTTATATTATCAAGAGCTTGGCTCTCACAAGGATTTTGTGGAAGGTTTACCTCCAGGATATTCGGCAGAAGATTTTGAAGCACTACTGATACCTCATCATCAAACTTTTATTGAATGGGCTTTAAAAGGTGAGCATGACCACCAGAACCTTATTGATCCAGGGAAGCAAGTTTCAAATTACCTTTTAATTAATAAGTCGGGTCAGATTAAGTTTACTAAGTTTGATTTTTATATTGATGAAATATATAAAAATTGTAACCACGTTTATGGTGTACCTTTAAGCTGGACTTACCCATCTAAAAAACGTGGTCAAAGAATTCAATTAAAACTTCCGATTATAATTTAG